The DNA region GCGGAGCCACACTGACCGGAATTCAACATGCCTTATCCGAAAAAGCCGAAATTATCGTCAAGATGGATGGAGATGGACAGATGGATCCGGCCTATCTCCCGGCGCTTCTGGATCCCATCATCGAGGAAGGCTATTCCTATACAAAAGGGAACCGGTTCCTCCACAGTAAAGAGCTGGCACAGATGCCTTTCCTGAGAAGATGGGGAAATTTTTGTTTGACCTTTCTGACGAAAATGACCTCTGGCTACTGGCATATCTTTGATCCGCAAAACGGGTATTGGGCAATCCGGAAAACGGATCTCGAGGTTCTCAACCTGGACATGATACACCGCAGATTTTTTCTGGAAAATGACATGCTGGTCCAATTGAATATTTATAATCTGCGGGTCAAGGATATCGCCATCCCCGCCCGATACGGAAATGAAAAATCTTCCATGAGACTTATGAAAATCATCATTTCCTTTCCCTATTATCTCTTTAACCGCTTTTGGTACCGTTTTTATCAGAAATATATTCTTCGCGATTTTTCGCCTATTGCCCTGTTTTTCCTTTCCGGGCTTCCACTTTTTGCCTGGGGACTGGGATTCGGTCTTTATATCTGGTCTAAATCCATTCTGACCAACACCGTCGCCACTACAGGAACCGTGATGCTAAGCGTTCTTCCCTTTATTATCGGATTTGAATTGATTCTACAGGGTGTTATTCTCGATATTCATGAAACACCCCGATAATCTCTATTCAAATATTTCCGGTCAATACCTCTTCTTTCTTACGTCCTTCATCCTCCTGGTCACCGGTCTGCTGATTTACTCCAATATTTTTTCAAATGGATTTCATCTTGACGATTTTCACACCGTGATGTTTAACAGCCACCTTCATTCTCTGAAAAATATTCCCTCTTTTTTCCTAAACGGAAGTGGCTTCAGCGGTTCTCATTCAGTCAGGGGATACCGGCCCGTCACGGTCACTCTCAATGCCCTTAATTATGCCATTTCCCAGACCCGTCCTCCCCTCTATCATCTGATTAATCTGACAATTCACCTCTTCACCGCTATCCTGGTCTCCCGGCTTGCTTTTGTACTATCCGGAATCCCGTTCGTCAGTCTCCTGTCGGGTCTGATATTTCTGGTTCATCCTTTAAATACCGAGGCAGTCAATTATATTTCAGCCCGCTCATCCACTTTATCTGCGCTTTTTTATATCGGATCGTTTCTGGCATTTCTTGAATTCCGAAAAAAAGATAATGCTCAATGGCTCTTTCTTTCTCTGTTCCTTTTAATTATTTCTCTATTAAGCAAAGAGATCTCGATCACTTTTCCCCTGGTGATCATCGCTTATGATGCCTTTTTTTCTTCACGCCTCCCCTTGTCGAAGAAATTTCAGACGGGAATCCTCTATCTCATTCCTGTGATAGTCTATCTTATCGTCCGCCTTGAGTTCATGTCTCTCCATTCGGGCATCCCTTCCGAATCGTCAACCCTTGTGAGAGGGAGTCTTTTTTTCGATCAAATGACGTTGGTCTTTGCGGGAAGCCTCTTCCTGGCTACCCACTCCCTTTTACTCTATTTCTACCCGCACCCTCTTATATTTGATCGACCCTTTCCCATTCCGCAGTTCGATAGGAGTTCGGTATGGTTTCTTCTTTTCTGGTGCGCGCTTTTCATTTGGATCCTCCTCTGCCAAAAAGAGAAGCGGGTGCCCTTTCTCGTGGCCTGGTTCATCCTGACGCTTTCTCCACTATTCTACCTGCCGACAGTCTCCTCTCTCTCCCTGTTCCAGGAGAACAGAAGCTACCTGTCGGGAACCGGCATCGTTATTCTGATGGCTCTGGGAACGTATAAAATCACTCACCATTTTCAGACTGTTATTTCTGGTCCTTTCCGATGGCTCCCTTCTATTCTCATCCTCCTGGTTCTCACTCTCTTTTCGCTTAACAGTTATTATCGAAATCAAATCTGGAAAAGTGAAGTGACACTATGGTCGGATACGCTTGAAAAAAACCCCGATTCTTTTATCGGCACATTTTCTCTCGGATATGGCTATCTCACAGAAGGTCAATTTGAAAAGGCGTCATTTTATTTTAATCAATCGCTTAAACGTTCTCCCCCGAAGGAATACCTTTATTACATCCACAATAATCTTGGGACTGTTTATGAATACCGGGCAGACGAAGAGATGGCTCTCGACGAATACCGGATGGCCGAGAAACTCGGCCCCCGACTGCCGGAAGCCCACTTGAATTTAGGCCGAATCTATTTAAACCGGGGAAACTACGGGGACGCCGCCAGGGAAATGGAAACCGCTATCGACATGGATTTTGACCATCTCAAGCAGAGAGTCGATGCGGCCATAAAATTGGAGAGGTTGGGCGCAAGTCAAGAGGCGTTTGAATTATTTCGAACATTGGCAAAAGTCATGCCGGACACTTCGGAATATGACCTTTTACGGAATCTTGTCAATCAACATGAGACAAACGAAAAGCGTTATTGATGCATGTAGGCTTCGAGAGATTTTTTTCCATTCAGGAGCGTTCTGAATTCCGACGAAGGTACCGGTTTGCAAAAAAGGTACCCTTGTAAAAAATCGCACTGAAGAGAACGGAGACATTCCAGTTGCTCTCGTGTCTCAACCCCCTCTGCTACCACTTGCAATTTTAAACTGTGAGCCATGGCAATGACGGCCGTTGTAATCGCCCGGTCGTCCGGATCCTGGATAATGTCTTTTATAAATGAACGATCTATTTTCAAGGTATCAATCGAAAATCTCTTCAGATAACTGAGCGAGGAATATCCGGTTCCAAAATCGTCTATCGAAAACCGGATGCCATTTTGATTCAAAAGATGCAAGGTCTCCCTTGTTTTTTCCAGATTGTGCATCAAGCTCGATTCCGTAATTTCAAGTTCCAGGAATACCGGATTCAATTTCGATTTTCGGATTATTTCCTTGACGGTTTCAACAAATCTCGGGTCCTGAAACTGCCGGACCGAGATGTTTACCGACATCCTGATCGGCGAGAGGCCGGACTGCTGCCACTCCTGATTCTGCCTGCATGCGGTCTGAAGGACCCATTCCCCTATGGGGAGAATTAATCCGGTTTCTTCAGCCAGGCCAATGAACTTATCGGGAGGGATTCTCCCCAGCGTCGGATGATTCCAGCGAACCAGCGCCTCTGCCGCAACGATTTTTCCGCTGGAGGTCTCGACGATAGGCTGATAATGAAGCTCGAGTTCTTCTTTTTCTATTGCTCTCCTAAGTCCGGTCTCAAGCTCCAGCCGTTCGAGCGCCGTATTATTCATATCCCGGGTATAAAATTGATAAGTATTTCTCCCTCTTTCTTTGGCACGGTACATGGCAATGTCGGCATTCTTGAGAAGCGTCTCGATATCTTCACCGTCGTAAGGATAGAGAGTCAGACCGATACTTGCAGTAATAAAAATTTCGTGACCGGCGATCTGAAACGGATTGACCGACAAGACAGTTAACAATTTTTCGGCAACCAGCGCTGCATCCCGGGCATGACCAATATTCGTCAGTACGATCGTGAATTCGTCACCACCCAGCCGTGTCACCGTGTCGGTTTCTCGGCCGGCGACTAGAAGTTTCGAGATCGCCTGAAGAAGTTTATCTCCCACGGGATGACCCAGGGTATCGTTAATCGTTTTAAATCGGTCGATATCCAGAAAGAGAACTCCCACCAGCTTCTGGCTCCGTTTGGCCTGTGACAGAGCCTGATTTAATCGATCCATGAAAAGGAGCCTGTTGGGCAGATTCGTTAAAACATCATAATTGGCCAGATGACTTAACCGGATCTCAGCTAACTTTCTTTCAGTAATATCGGTTATTTTACTGACATAGAACCTTTTGCCCCCTTTTTGAATGCCAACAATATCTGCAGTGACGGTGATTACTTCACCGGTTCTTTTCTGTTGCCGTAATTCTTTAATAAAATAGCCTTCTTCCTTAACCAGTTGTCCAAAAAGGGTTTCCTGGGCGTTCCGTTCGTCGGGAATAGCCAGGTCATAGAGATTCATTTTCTTAAATTCATTCAAGGTATAACCGTAAAATTCACAGGCATAGGGATTTGCATCCACGAATTTCAGGCTTTCTTCGAATACATAAACCGGATGATTGGCATCGTCATAAAGGGCTCTGAATAATTCTTCGGAATCTTTAAGCTCGGCTTCCGTCCGCTGATGTTTCTCCTCGAGCTGTCGGACCATCGAACTCATCTGATCAACCAGGATATTATACGATTGCGCTACATGACCTAACTCGTCATTGGACTGGACCTCTAACTTCTCGGAAAAATTCCCCTCCGAAAGTTTTTTAAATTTGACAACAAGATTGTGGAGGACATCTCTGATTTTTCGGCTGATCGCCAGAGTCGAAATCATGGCAATGGTGGTCAAAACAATCGCAAGATAAAAGAGATTAAAAAAACTCTTCAGAATTTTACTTTCACTCTCTTTTAAGGAAAGGTCCAGTCGAATCCAACCGTTGATTTTACCCTTTAGAAACATCGGTTCAAGTATGGCCAGAAAATTATTACCTTCGACATCCTGGTAATAGTGAAGGGTTTCTCTTCCGGCTTTAAGGGCATCTTTAAAAAAAGGATCTGCGTTCTGGAGATCCCCTATTTTTGCGGTCTCATTGGCAGCGGTCACCATACCGGAATCGTCGATGATCCAAACCTGATAGACACCCGGCAACCTGGCAAAATCAGGAAGCGCCTCCTGGATCAAATACAGGTTATTGATCATGGCCTCAGTCCCTTCCAGTGACAAACTGGCCGCCAGGGACCGGGCTTTAGATTCGGTCTCTTCCCGAATAATTCTCCGGTCCTGTTTGAAAACATAATAGGTGTTGACCATCATTGTCGTAATAATGAGAAAGGCAACGAGGAGCCAAAATTTGGTTTGAATAGAGATGAAAAAGGGTTTCCTGGCCATCCGTCCACTCTTTTTATTAACATTGACTGAAAACTTCTATTTAAGTATATCATTTTTCAGGAAAATGTCCTTCCTTTCACGGGTAAAACCTGGGTGTTTCGGGCAAGGATTCTGTCGTGCAGTATTAAGACTGGGGAGGGATTGAACCGGTGCGGGCGATATGAAAATTAGGATGATATTCATGCTGGGCTATCCGGAGGAGAAGATGACGGATTCTGGGGTGATAGATATGGGCCTGTATCTCTTTATTGAAATTATAGATATCAGCGATGATTGGCTCTTCATTTTCCAAGATAATGTAGAAGAGATAGTCGGAAAAAGGGTATTTTTGACTGGAAGCAAAAAATCGAAAGAAAATCCCACCTGGGCGAATAATCAACACTTTTCGAGTCAGGGCCACCGATGAGAGTATATTTCTTGAGAAACCTTCAATAGGGATCATCAAAATGATAAAGGAAAGGATACCCCCGATCAGATAGCTCTCCCGATCTTCCTCATAGGCGGGTAGAACGCCAAGAATCACCAACGAGAGGGGAAAAATGAGAACAAAGAAACTGAAAATGAGGAAGACCCGACGGTACCAGCGAGGATGCTGATACTCCATTAACCCTGTCCGTCGATAACAGGCCAGTTGCTTCGTTCTCGTCGCTCAGCAAGACTCACGTACTGACTCTGTACGCTCTGTTTGCCTCGCTCCTGCGGATTGCGACCTACAGCCAGAAATTTCAATGGCGGAAATCCTCGGCAGGGGATAACTGACCTGTTCTCAACGTCCATATTTTTCAAATATCTGTTGTAGAATTACTTGGTTTTCTCGGCGATTTGTTTTCGAACGATCGCTTTTTCAAGGCTGGTTCTGGCTTCATCCAGAAGATTCAGATTGTCTCCCGCGGAGAGAATCTTTTCCTCGGCTCTGGCAATAGCTTCCTCCACTTTGATAAGATCAATTTCTTCTGGTTTTTCAGCGAGTTCGGCAAGAATGATGACTTTATTCTGGTAAACCTGTGCAAACCCCCAGTTAATGACCAGGTAATGGGTTTGATCCCCCTTTCGATAGCTTAACTCCCCGATTCGAAGCGTTGAAAAGAAAGGGGCATGGTCAACCAACACTCCAAAATCACCCAGGGTGCCGGGGGCAATGATTTCGTCAACCTCTTCGCTGATAATCAACCTTTCCGGTGTGACGACATCAAGTTGGATTTTCACGCGGATCTCCCATGCAAGCTATTTCTTTTGTGCCATTTTGGCGGCTTTTTCTACCGCCTCTTCGATAACGCCTACCAGGTAAAACGCCTGTTCGGGAAGATCGTCATACTTCCCTTCTATCAGTTCTTTAAAGCTTCGAACGGTATCTTTCAGTTTGACATATCGGCCGGGAGATCCGGTAAATTGTTCGGCAACATGGAACGGCTGCGAAAGAAATTTTTGGATTTTTCTCGCCCGGGTTACCGTTAATTTGTCATCTTCTGAAAGTTCATCCATTCCCAAAATGGCGATAATATCCTGGAGTTCTTTGTATCTCTGGAGAATCGCCTGAACGGAACGTGCAACTTTATAATGCTCCTCTCCGACGATTTTCGGATCAAGAACTCTGGATGTTGAATCAAGCGGATCCACGGCCGGATAAATACCGAGTTCAGCCAGCTGACGTGACAATACTGTGGTCGCGTCAAGATGGGCAAATGCAGTAGCCGGTGCCGGATCCGTTAAATCATCCGCAGGCACATAGACAGCCTGAACTGAAGTAATGGAGCCTTTTTTGGTCGTGGTAATTCTTTCCTGAAGCGCACCCATTTCTCCGGCAAGCGTTGGCTGATAACCCACGGCGGAAGGCATTCTCCCGAGAAGGGCTGAAACTTCGGATCCTGCCTGGGTAAATCTGAAAATATTATCCACAAAGAGAAGCACATCCTGATTCTCTTCATCTCTGAAATATTCTGCCATCGTGAGGCCCGAAAGTCCCACTCTCAGCCTGGCGCCAGGGGGTTCATTCATCTGGCCATAAACAAGTGCGGTCTTTTCCAGGACACCCGATTCTTTCATCTCGATCCAGAGATCGTTCCCTTCACGCGTCCGTTCTCCTACCCCCGCGAAAACGGAAAATCCTCCATGCTCCGTCGCGCAATTGTGGATCAGCTCTTGAATCAAAACGGTTTTCCCCACTCCTGCTCCTCCGAACAGTCCGGTTTTTCCCCCTTTCGCATAGGGCTCCAGTAAATCAATGACTTTAATCCCGGTTTCAAAGATTTCGGTTGTCGTGCTCTGTTCTTCAAACGAGGGGGCCGCGCGGTGAATGGGTAGCCGCTTTTTTGCAAGCACGGGTCCCATTTGATCCACGGGATCACCAACGACGTTGAGAATTCGGCCAAGGGCTTCTTTCCCTACCGGCATTGAAATGGGAGCGCCTAAATCCTCCACTTTCATGCCGCGGACCAAACCATCCGTCGTGGACATGGCAATCGTCCGAACCCGGTTTTCGCCAAGATGCTGTGCCACTTCCAAAATCACTTTAATCTCTTCAGTCTGACTCGCCGGGTCTGCCGGAACTTGAATCTTGAGTGCATTATAAATGGTGGGAAGATCACCCCCGGGAAATTCGATATCCACAACGGGACCGATCACCTGGACTACTTTTCCAATACCCATACTTTTATTTTCTCCTTGCTATTTTAAAGCTTCCGATCCGCCGACGATATCCATCAACTCCTTCGTAATCGTCGCCTGGCGAGTCTTGTTGTAAACCAGCGTCAATTTGTAGATGACCTCTTTCGCATTCCTCGTTGCAGAGTCCATGGCCATCATTCTTGAACCCTGTTCACTTGCGGCCGACTCGAGAAGGCCCCTGAAAATCTGAATTTCGACATGCCTGGGCAGGAGCGTTTCAAGAACTTCCTCCTCATCAGGCTCATAAATAAAAGATCCTTCATTCTCAATTTCTTCCTGCTTGAAATCTCCGATGGGGAAAAGTTTCTCCGTAACAATTCGGGTCTGGATCGCTGAGCGAAATTCTCCATAGACCATATGAACTTCATCAAATGAACCCTTGAGATATGATTCGACCAGATCTTTCCCGATCTCGGCGGCATTTTCGTACTGGACTTTATCGGATATTCCTGTCCATTCCTTTCGAATGTTGAATCCGCGCCGCTTAAAAAAATCTCGCCCTTTTCTACCGACCACATTGATGGTCAGTTCCGGCGTTTTTTCCCTCAAGGTTTGAATGGACTCCATGGCTCGACGTAAAATATTGGTATTAAATCCTCCGCATAAGCCCCGGTCCGAAGTCATGACGACCACTTCAATTTTCTTGACCGAACGCTTCTGGAGGAGAGGGTGATATTCCCGGTTGGTCCTTGCACCCAGGGCCCCGAGCATTTCTGCCATTTTTTTCGCATAGGGACGCGCTGTCAGAACTCTTTCCTGGGCCCGTCTGAGTTTTGAGGCCGACACCAATTTCATGGCCTTGGTAATTTTTTGAGTGTTTTTAACGGAGCCGATACGACGCCGAATGTGTTGTAAACTTGGCATTATCTATTTCTGATTCTTGATAAGAGACCACCTGCTGTGTTCTCGAATATCGACTTCCTCAACGTACCCGTTTCGTACGCCTCCGTCGCCTCTATTCTGCGGCCTGGCATCTGGCCTCTTCTGAAGAATCAGTCCTGTTTTGGTTACGGTTGGAAACTCTTTTTAAATTCCTCAATGGCCGACTTCAATTTTTGGGTCATCTCGGGATCAAACGCCTTCTTCTTGGCCAGCTCGTCTCTGAGACTTTTTTGCTTTGACTCAATATAAACGATCAACTCCTCTTCAAAAAAACGGATCTTATCTACCGGCACTTCATCCAGATAACCATTTACCCCTGCAAAGAGAATAATGACCTGCATTTCCGCGGCCAGAGGTCTGTATTGATTCTGTTTCAGGAGCTCAACCATCCGTACGCCGCGGGCCAGCTGTGCCTGAGTCGCTTTATCGAGGTCCGATCCGAACTGGGCAAAAGCCGCCATCTCCCGATACTGGGCCAGATCCAGACGAAGCGTCCCGGAAACCTGTTTCATTGCTTTAATTTGCGCTGATCCCCCGACACGGGAGACGGAAAGTCCCACATTGATCGCCGGCCGAATGCCCGAATAAAAAAGATCCGAAGCAAGAAAAATCTGGCCATCGGTAATTGAAATCACGTTGGTCGGAATATACGCTGAGACGTCGCCTGCTTGTGTTTCAATAATCGGAAGTGCCGTGAGAGAACCTCCCCCTTTTTCCTGGCTTAGTTTGGCCGCCCGCTCCAGCAGTCGGGAATGGAGATAAAAAACATCTCCGGGATAAGCTTCGCGCCCCGGAGGACGTCTCAATAACAGGGAGAGCTGCCGGTAAGCCACTGCATGCTTGGAAAGATCATCATAAATGATCAATGCATGGCGCCCGCTATCTCTGAAATATTCGCCCATCGTGGCCCCGCTGTACGGCGCCAGAAACTGAAGGGATGCTGGATCGCTGGCGCTTGCAGTGACGACAATCGTGTATTCCATTGCACCGGCATCTTCGAGGGTTTTCACGACCCGGGCAACTGTGGATTTTTTTTGTCCGATGGCCACATAAATACAGACCATATCCTGCCCTTTTTGATTGATGATGGTATCGACTGCAATGGCCGTTTTACCTGTCTGCCGGTCGCCAATAATGAGCTCCCTCTGTCCTCTTCCAATGGGAATCATCGCATCAATCGCCTTGATTCCGGTCTGCATGGGCTCCCGGACAGATTGCCGGTCGACAATCCCGGGGGCTATCACTTCAATCTTTCCACGCGCCTTGGCATTCAAGGGACCCTTTCCGTCCAGCGGCTCCCCGATAGGATTCAGAACCCGGCCCATTAAAGATTCTCCCACGGGAATTTCGGCAATACGCCCGGTCCTTTTGACTTTGTCCCCCTCTTTTATCTTTTGATCATCCCCGAGAATGACCACGCCGACATTGTCTTCTTCGAGATTAAGAACGACACCGAAAATTCCTTTAGAAAAATCGACAAGTTCTCCCGCCATTGCTTTTTCAAGTCCGTAGATCTTCGCAATACCGTCTCCCACCTGCAGGACTGATCCGACTTCAGCGATATCCACCGCTCCGTCAAAATCTTTGATCTGTTGTTTAATGATTTCTGTTATTTCTTCAGCTCTTATTTGCATGAATCACTCCCACATTGCCGTTTCACCCCAGTTCAAGGCGAAATTCGGGTTTCCCTCTTTTATAAAAACCTGTCTTATTCCATTAAATTATGCCTGAGTCGGCTGAGTTTCATTTGAAGGGTTCCATCAAAT from Nitrospirota bacterium includes:
- the atpG gene encoding ATP synthase F1 subunit gamma encodes the protein MPSLQHIRRRIGSVKNTQKITKAMKLVSASKLRRAQERVLTARPYAKKMAEMLGALGARTNREYHPLLQKRSVKKIEVVVMTSDRGLCGGFNTNILRRAMESIQTLREKTPELTINVVGRKGRDFFKRRGFNIRKEWTGISDKVQYENAAEIGKDLVESYLKGSFDEVHMVYGEFRSAIQTRIVTEKLFPIGDFKQEEIENEGSFIYEPDEEEVLETLLPRHVEIQIFRGLLESAASEQGSRMMAMDSATRNAKEVIYKLTLVYNKTRQATITKELMDIVGGSEALK
- a CDS encoding F0F1 ATP synthase subunit alpha gives rise to the protein MQIRAEEITEIIKQQIKDFDGAVDIAEVGSVLQVGDGIAKIYGLEKAMAGELVDFSKGIFGVVLNLEEDNVGVVILGDDQKIKEGDKVKRTGRIAEIPVGESLMGRVLNPIGEPLDGKGPLNAKARGKIEVIAPGIVDRQSVREPMQTGIKAIDAMIPIGRGQRELIIGDRQTGKTAIAVDTIINQKGQDMVCIYVAIGQKKSTVARVVKTLEDAGAMEYTIVVTASASDPASLQFLAPYSGATMGEYFRDSGRHALIIYDDLSKHAVAYRQLSLLLRRPPGREAYPGDVFYLHSRLLERAAKLSQEKGGGSLTALPIIETQAGDVSAYIPTNVISITDGQIFLASDLFYSGIRPAINVGLSVSRVGGSAQIKAMKQVSGTLRLDLAQYREMAAFAQFGSDLDKATQAQLARGVRMVELLKQNQYRPLAAEMQVIILFAGVNGYLDEVPVDKIRFFEEELIVYIESKQKSLRDELAKKKAFDPEMTQKLKSAIEEFKKSFQP
- a CDS encoding F0F1 ATP synthase subunit epsilon, with the translated sequence MQLDVVTPERLIISEEVDEIIAPGTLGDFGVLVDHAPFFSTLRIGELSYRKGDQTHYLVINWGFAQVYQNKVIILAELAEKPEEIDLIKVEEAIARAEEKILSAGDNLNLLDEARTSLEKAIVRKQIAEKTK
- a CDS encoding glycosyltransferase, coding for GATLTGIQHALSEKAEIIVKMDGDGQMDPAYLPALLDPIIEEGYSYTKGNRFLHSKELAQMPFLRRWGNFCLTFLTKMTSGYWHIFDPQNGYWAIRKTDLEVLNLDMIHRRFFLENDMLVQLNIYNLRVKDIAIPARYGNEKSSMRLMKIIISFPYYLFNRFWYRFYQKYILRDFSPIALFFLSGLPLFAWGLGFGLYIWSKSILTNTVATTGTVMLSVLPFIIGFELILQGVILDIHETPR
- a CDS encoding EAL domain-containing protein, translated to MARKPFFISIQTKFWLLVAFLIITTMMVNTYYVFKQDRRIIREETESKARSLAASLSLEGTEAMINNLYLIQEALPDFARLPGVYQVWIIDDSGMVTAANETAKIGDLQNADPFFKDALKAGRETLHYYQDVEGNNFLAILEPMFLKGKINGWIRLDLSLKESESKILKSFFNLFYLAIVLTTIAMISTLAISRKIRDVLHNLVVKFKKLSEGNFSEKLEVQSNDELGHVAQSYNILVDQMSSMVRQLEEKHQRTEAELKDSEELFRALYDDANHPVYVFEESLKFVDANPYACEFYGYTLNEFKKMNLYDLAIPDERNAQETLFGQLVKEEGYFIKELRQQKRTGEVITVTADIVGIQKGGKRFYVSKITDITERKLAEIRLSHLANYDVLTNLPNRLLFMDRLNQALSQAKRSQKLVGVLFLDIDRFKTINDTLGHPVGDKLLQAISKLLVAGRETDTVTRLGGDEFTIVLTNIGHARDAALVAEKLLTVLSVNPFQIAGHEIFITASIGLTLYPYDGEDIETLLKNADIAMYRAKERGRNTYQFYTRDMNNTALERLELETGLRRAIEKEELELHYQPIVETSSGKIVAAEALVRWNHPTLGRIPPDKFIGLAEETGLILPIGEWVLQTACRQNQEWQQSGLSPIRMSVNISVRQFQDPRFVETVKEIIRKSKLNPVFLELEITESSLMHNLEKTRETLHLLNQNGIRFSIDDFGTGYSSLSYLKRFSIDTLKIDRSFIKDIIQDPDDRAITTAVIAMAHSLKLQVVAEGVETREQLECLRSLQCDFLQGYLFCKPVPSSEFRTLLNGKKSLEAYMHQ
- the atpD gene encoding F0F1 ATP synthase subunit beta; the protein is MGIGKVVQVIGPVVDIEFPGGDLPTIYNALKIQVPADPASQTEEIKVILEVAQHLGENRVRTIAMSTTDGLVRGMKVEDLGAPISMPVGKEALGRILNVVGDPVDQMGPVLAKKRLPIHRAAPSFEEQSTTTEIFETGIKVIDLLEPYAKGGKTGLFGGAGVGKTVLIQELIHNCATEHGGFSVFAGVGERTREGNDLWIEMKESGVLEKTALVYGQMNEPPGARLRVGLSGLTMAEYFRDEENQDVLLFVDNIFRFTQAGSEVSALLGRMPSAVGYQPTLAGEMGALQERITTTKKGSITSVQAVYVPADDLTDPAPATAFAHLDATTVLSRQLAELGIYPAVDPLDSTSRVLDPKIVGEEHYKVARSVQAILQRYKELQDIIAILGMDELSEDDKLTVTRARKIQKFLSQPFHVAEQFTGSPGRYVKLKDTVRSFKELIEGKYDDLPEQAFYLVGVIEEAVEKAAKMAQKK
- a CDS encoding tetratricopeptide repeat protein, whose product is MKHPDNLYSNISGQYLFFLTSFILLVTGLLIYSNIFSNGFHLDDFHTVMFNSHLHSLKNIPSFFLNGSGFSGSHSVRGYRPVTVTLNALNYAISQTRPPLYHLINLTIHLFTAILVSRLAFVLSGIPFVSLLSGLIFLVHPLNTEAVNYISARSSTLSALFYIGSFLAFLEFRKKDNAQWLFLSLFLLIISLLSKEISITFPLVIIAYDAFFSSRLPLSKKFQTGILYLIPVIVYLIVRLEFMSLHSGIPSESSTLVRGSLFFDQMTLVFAGSLFLATHSLLLYFYPHPLIFDRPFPIPQFDRSSVWFLLFWCALFIWILLCQKEKRVPFLVAWFILTLSPLFYLPTVSSLSLFQENRSYLSGTGIVILMALGTYKITHHFQTVISGPFRWLPSILILLVLTLFSLNSYYRNQIWKSEVTLWSDTLEKNPDSFIGTFSLGYGYLTEGQFEKASFYFNQSLKRSPPKEYLYYIHNNLGTVYEYRADEEMALDEYRMAEKLGPRLPEAHLNLGRIYLNRGNYGDAAREMETAIDMDFDHLKQRVDAAIKLERLGASQEAFELFRTLAKVMPDTSEYDLLRNLVNQHETNEKRY